The following is a genomic window from Chanos chanos chromosome 1, fChaCha1.1, whole genome shotgun sequence.
AGACTTTTAAATAATTGCACAACCATATATAGTCATTTTTTGGGTTCCAGCGGAAGACAGACCTGATCGGCTCTAGGACCCTTGACACAAACTGAACGTCCTACTGCTCCCCCGCAAGCATGTGATGTTGTGTCATCTGAACCGTCAGTTTCTTGCGTTTTCCTTAAGGTGAAAGGAAGCTGAATATTCTACAGGCATAACTAAGTGTTTAAACAACCTCTTCAGAAATGGATTGTGGAATTATAACATCTAAATCCGTCCTTTTGCTTCTGAGCGTAATATTTTGGGTAAGTACGTTTCGAAGTAGCctattaatttttaaaaacgATAACCAAAACTGAGCTGAGCCCTGGTCAACATCAGCATTGCTTAGCCCACGAAATTACAACTCGTGGGGAATCTGTTCATTTTCGCTgttcttttgtctgtctttacaCTAAGATTACACTTTTCTTAACAAGTACTGTGATTTTTTCACCATTGTCTTTGTTCACTTCCCACAAGATCAAATTGACTTAAATCTGTTCCGCCTGTGCGGGGCACATTGCCATGGAAGACTGTCTCGAAAGCGTTTGAAACTCGTTTAATTTCACTCACGCTTGACTAGGCGTAAATAAAATCTTCACGAAGAACTTCCATTTGTTAAGTTGTTATGCGAGACTGCTGAACAACTTTGCCGTAAACCACGTTCTCGAGTTACCTGGACACAGCCCTCAAACAAAATCTAAAAGAGCGTAATTTAATAAAGCGTGAATAATTTGAAACCTTCCTGTTTGCTTTGAATTTACCGACAtagcaaaacacactgaattggcctacttttttttttctttctttttgcaaaTGGAGATCTCAGTCTGAATTATGGGTTTGCTTCCTGATTCGCTGGCAAAACATGGCCTTTGATCAAGGATTATAACTGTAGACCTAGATGAATCTTCCTGTAATTAGGCTAATGGTGATAATACAGTCACCTGACTATCTCGCTGCGTCATTGTCAGAACGAGATCATTACACTACACGGGGACATCTAGAAAATAATGGTGCAGTAGGCGTTCCATCTCTCAAAATCCCCTCCTGTTTTGATCTTACTGTACAAAGCCGTTGAACTGTCAACTAAAACGGAATAAATACGCCATAAGCTCGGTGAACAGAACgcactgaatgtttgtgtaCTTCTCGTAGTTATTACTTGTATAATATGTGTGGTTGTAGCCTCACTTTGATATATTTTCCCAATATCTTTGTGtaggaaaaaggaaaactgaagCAAAAATGCAGTTTCAGAGGGTTAAACATCAGTCAAGAACCCTGCAACATTTGCGATGTATTCATATACTTACTGTTAAATTTACAAGACGTATTCGCAGTGGTAGAAGCGATCTCAAATCAGATCTATTCTAAAAGTACTgcagttcagtaaagagagtTTTCAGATATCCTTAACCTGTAGCAGCATTTTCTGAGGCCATAGTTTAGACATCTGTTACGGTATAGTCCACAGAATTAAGGCATCATTAATGGTTGGTCAGAAAAAGAGTTCAACCAGTGAGTATTTCTATGCCTAATTACAGGACCTCTAAATTTCTACTCTAAAGAGAATTTTAGCTTTTGATTCCCCCTCccttattttgtgtgtgcattttttccctctcatatCTGAGGCACAAGACCCAAGTTCCAGGAAAGATTAAGGGGAGGTTACTCTCAGTCCTGTGACCGCAGTTCGATTGTGAGAGAATCAAGTCATGTGTTATGCTTAGGGAAAAGGTGAAATTGCTGATCAATAGTGAATCACAAACATGAGGAATGTTTTATCAGCCTTTTAAAAAAACCTCTTCCTCAAACATTTGAGCTGAACAGAACAAATAGAGTTAAAAGTAATGCAGTGGTTATGTTTGTACCACTGTTTTTGACATTTACTTTACTGACGTACTTTGCTCTCTGTACATTTTTCTCAACCATATTGttaagctgattttttttttcatttaaacttcTTATCATATGAACAATTAGAATGgggtttttaaaaacaatgctCTGTCTTTAATgtcctacacccccccccccatttccccaaaaacataaaaaaacacagtcttTGTTTGACTGGCTCTCATATGCTTCCTTCTCCCTTAAGGCCGCAGGATGTGGACTTGCCTATGTTGGAGCTTATGTCATTAAGAGTTACAACAACTTTGAGCACTTCATGGAAGATAAGTACACTCTCATCCCTGCAGTTATTATCATTGGAGCGGCTGTGGTCTTGTTCATCATTGGGACAATTGGCTGCTGCTCTACGCTGAGGGAGTCCACGCTTGGCTTGAGTTTTGTAAGTAGTGGATGTTCAGATGGTCTGTCTTCGCAAGCTTGGTTGCtaagaatttttttgtttattttcactgagaGCAGAAGTCATCATGCATGGTTTCAACCCCCTCGTTTGTTTCGGTTCCTCTAAGCCGTTATTTTTACAGCAtggtttactttttttttttatgtgggaGGGACATTCCGTAatgactgtttctcttttatttacaTGTAGTTCATGATTGTCATCCTGCTCATCTTTGCTGCCGAAGTCGCTGCTTTCGTGTTCGGCTTTATCTACAGGGGAAAGGTAAGATTTTCTCTGTACATCATTACCTATCTACAATAACTGTACATTCTCTTGTTTCATTCAGCAATGCATAGATGTTTtgagtgggggttttttgtatgTATGGTAATGTATCAGTTGGGTATTTTTACAGATAAATGGTAGTTTGGAACGCTCAATGAATGACACCTTCAGTAAGTATGATGGGAAAAACTCTGAAAGCAGAGCAGTGGATTTCTTGCAATCTCAGGTAAGAGTTTGCTTTGAAAAGGTGACTGCTGTAATGCGCTCACATCTTtcaaagtttttgttgttgttgttgttgttgacacgACTTTCCAAGAGTGAATTTACACCTGAGGTGACAATAAAAATGTTCACCAAATGACCATAtgaatctctttttctcttcgcTCTGTGTAGTTGCATTGCTGCGGCGTGAGGAACTACACAGACTGGTTTGCTACGCCGTGGTACAGCTCCAACAATAGCACTGTTCCCCAATCCTGCTGTAAATCCAATGCCACTGGATGCACTGGACGAATTGACCAGCCAGCGTTGTTGAACACTGAGGTACATTTCCAGCCATTCATCACACATGTTATCGTATGACTACGCTAGATGATGTTCATCGCTCTGAAATACCTGAAATACTCtgaaataatatatatattcataggGATGTGAGACCAAACTTGAGAAGCTTTTCCAGGATGTTCTGAGCTACGCCATGCTGGTGGTCTTGGGCTTTGCCATTGTCAAGGTAAGTTTGCGCTAAATTGTTTTCTTGGTAACCATAATAGAGCTTACTGCcatgtaattcattttaaatgctgAGCTTTAT
Proteins encoded in this region:
- the tspan36 gene encoding tetraspanin 36: MDCGIITSKSVLLLLSVIFWAAGCGLAYVGAYVIKSYNNFEHFMEDKYTLIPAVIIIGAAVVLFIIGTIGCCSTLRESTLGLSFFMIVILLIFAAEVAAFVFGFIYRGKINGSLERSMNDTFSKYDGKNSESRAVDFLQSQLHCCGVRNYTDWFATPWYSSNNSTVPQSCCKSNATGCTGRIDQPALLNTEGCETKLEKLFQDVLSYAMLVVLGFAIVKLFGMLSICVITCRSRRNDYQPLYA